The DNA segment TTTATATCAACTTTTTTAAGCTCATCTAAATCTGCACATACCTGCACATTTTTTCCAAAAGAGATGATTCCCTTCACCTCAGGGTGGTTTCTGTCTCCTATAAATACTATATTATAACCTTCTTTTTCCATTTCTACAAGTGTTTTTCTTATTTTGGCTACAAAAACACAAGTTGCGTCATATATCTTTACTTTTCTTTCGGATAACGCACGATACACTTCCTGTGTTGTCCCATGGGCTCTGATGATAACTATATCATTTTCTCCCAAATCATCTTTTCCAGAAAGTATATCTTCCTCTTCAATTATTCTAAAACCATCTTGTTTTAATTCTTCAACTACATTTTCGTTATGGACAAGCATTCCTAAGATAAAAACTCTCTTATTTTCATTTGCTTTTTCTTTAAGTACTTTATGACAAGTATCAATTGCCCCTGCAACACCAAAGCAAAATCCCATATGTTTAGCTCTTATTATTTCCATCTTATTCCTCATTGAACTTTTTAACTTCTATAAGATCAACAAGTGCATCAAGCATCTCATCCTCATCAGGTCCATCTGCAATAAGCTCCAGTTTTCTTCCCTGCTCAGCAGCAAGAAGCATAAGTCCCATTATACTTTTTCCATTTATCTCTTCTCCATCACATTTTACTGTAATATCAGAATCATAACGTGTTACCAGCTGTACAAACAATGAAGATGGTCTAGCATGAAGTCCAGCTTTGTTTTTTATCTCTACAATTCTACTTTTCATTTCACCTCTCCTATACCTAATATATTATATATTTCTCTAAGAAGATCTTTGAGTTTAGCAGAATTATTACATCCTAAAAGCTCTTCTTTCATTTCACTTAATTTTTGATAATCAAGATGTCTTATTAAAGCTTTGGCAAGAGGGACTGATGATTCAACCATACTCAGTTGAGTTATTCCCATACTTAAAAAAACTACCATAGCCTTTGGATCTCCAGCCATCTCTCCACAGACAGACATTGTTTTTCCATACTTATCTGCTGCTTTCTTAATCTCATATATTGCTCTGAATACTGCTGGGTTAAAGCAGTCATACATCTCTCCAACTGTTTCAGAAAGTCTATCTGTAGCTAATATATATTGAGTCAGATCGTTACTTCCAATACTGAAAAAATCAATCTTTTGAGCAAAATCTTCTGCCATTAGAATTACAGAAGGTACTTCAACCATTATACCAATTTTAATATCCTCTTTAAAGGCTTTTCCTTCTGCTCTCAATTCAGCTTTTGCCTCTTCTAATACTTCATTAGCTCTATCTATCTCATCTATATTAGTGATCATTGGATACATTATTCTTATATTTTTTTCACTTGAAAGTCTTAAAATTGCTCTTAATTGAGTCTTGAAGATATCCTTATGTTCCAAAGAAAATCTTATACCTCTAAGTCCTAAAAATGGATTGCTTTCAGGTTCCATTTTAAAATATGAAAGCTGTTTATCTGCCCCAATATCAAGTGTTCTAATTACAATTTTCTGTTTATCATCAAAATCTTTTAATATATCTCTATATATTCTTATCTGTTTCTCCTCATCAGGGAACTTACTGCTCTTCATATAGATAAGTTCAGTTCTCAAAAGACCTACTCCTGCAATAGTACTCTTATCTATATCATCATCACTATGACGTTCACTAGCTCCCACATTGAGCATTAAATTAACAGGAACTCCATCCTTTGTTATAGCAGGAAGGTTTGCACACTCCTGAATTTTTTGATACCTTCTTAAAAGTCTCTCTCTTTTTTTACTGTATTCTGCCAGCTGCTCTTCACTTGGAGTGAGTATCACACATGAATTATCCTCAGTTGTATCTAAAATAACCTGATTTTCCCAATCATGTTGAAATACTTTATCAACACCCATTAAAGTCGGAATTTTTAATGATTTAGCTAAGATTGCAACGTGAGAAGTCTCTCCTCCATACTCCATTATTATTCCCTTAAGAGCAATTTTTTCCTTATATAATTTCAAAAGTTCTGTAGGAAAAATCTCCTTTGTAACTAAAATTTTTCCATCATATCTTTGATGACAACCTGCATCTTCACTTTTTAATATCTTAATTATTCTTTTACTTACATCTTTTATATCTGAAGCTCTCTGACTTAAAGTTTTATTTTTAGATTTTTCAAAAAGCTTTACATACTTATCAGATACCTCTTTTATAGCTGCTTCAGAAGTCTTTAATTCCTTTTCAATTGCTTTTTTTATATCAGTTGTATACACTGGATCTTTAATAATAAGAAGATGAGCATCTACAATCTCAAGTTCTTTTTTATCAAGTTCACCAGTTAAACTTTTCTTTAATCCCTCTAATGAGCAAAGCGCAGTTTCAATTGCTTTATCCAGTCTTTCTTTTTCTTCATCTATGTCATACACGGGGATATTTACTGCACATTCTTTTTCACAGGTATCGTTCTCAACATATACATCGCCAATTACAACACCTTCATAAGCTGATTTACCAAATAAACGCTCCATGTTGTTCCCCCTTCTTATTCCTATAACTAAATAAAATTATATCTTATTTTGTACTTTTTTTCAATTTTTTAATATATAAAAAAAATAAAAATATATTGAATATATAAACCTGGTGTGCTAAAATCTAAAATCATAATATTAGAAAAACGGATTTTTTTACGTATTTTATAATTTAATATAGCTACCTGTACACAATTTAGTCTTTATAATAAGAGGAGGTTCACCTAATGAACACTATGTTAGAGGTTTTTGGCATCAATTATTTTTCTGAACTGGAATTAAAAAGTAGAGTACCCAGTTCTTTTTTTAAAAAATTTAAAGCTGTACAGCTTGGAGAGGCTCAGATGTCTCTTGAACTTGCTGATGTTATTGCAAATGCTGTAAAGACTTGGGCTACTGAAAAAGGTGCCACTCATTTTACTCACTGGTTCCAACCCCTTACAGAGCTAACTGCTGAAAAGCATGAATCTTTTATCTCTGTAACTGCTGAAGGTACTATTATGTCACAGTTTTCTGGAAAAGATCTGATTAAAGGAGAAGCTGATACATCATCATTTCCAAATGGTGGACTGAGATCTACTTTTGAAGCTCGTGGATATACTGCGTGGGACACAAATTCTCCTATGTTTATCAAAGGAGAGGGAGCTACAAAATCCCTATATATTCCAACAGCTTTTGTAGGATATAATGGAGAAGCTCTGGATAAAAAGGTACCTCTTCTACGTTCTATTAAAACTTTGGAGACAGAAGCTATAAGAATACAACGTCTTTTAGGAGATGAAAAGACAAAACATATAAATGTTACACTTGGTGTTGAACAGGAATACTTCCTGGTAGAAAAAGAATTTTACGATAAACGTCAGGACTTAGTTCTTGCAGGACGTACTCTATTTGGAAATCTACCTCCTAAAGGACAGGAGCTAAATGACCATTATTATGGTACTATTAAAGAGAGAATAGAAGTATTTATGTCTGAACTTGATTCAGAACTTTGGAAACTTGGGGTAATGGCCAAAACAAAACATAATGAAGTTGCACCTAGCCAATTTGAAATCGCTCTGATGTTTACCTCTGCAAATGTTTCAGTAGATCAAAACCATCTTGCTATGGATACAATAAAGAAGGTTGCAATAAGACATGGCCTTGCTGCTCTTCTACATGAAAAACCATTCCAGGGAGTAAATGGTTCAGGAAAACACTGTAACTGGTCTATGTGTACTGACACTGGTATAAACCTATTTGATCCTGATAACTTATCAAATGATAACTTCCAATTTTTACTATATACAATGGCAGTAGTTGAAGGAATAGACAGATATGCAGATGTGCTAAGAGCATGTACTGCTACTCCTGGAAACGACCACAGACTTGGAGGAAATGAAGCTCCACCAGCTATTATCTCTATATTCTTAGGTGAACAGTTACAGGAATTTTTAGAAAATATTGGAAAGATGGATTTCACAAATTCAACAGGAAGTAACGAAACTATTGATATAGATATTACTATGCCTAAGATTCCAAAAGATATTTCAGATAGAAACAGAACCTCTCCATTTGCATTTACAGGTAACAAATTTGAATTTAGAATGCCTGGATCAAGTGCTTCAGCTTCAACTCCAGTATTTATGATAAATACAATAGTTGCTGATATCTTAAGAGAGTATGCTGACTATCTTGAAAAAGTAGATCCAAATGAAAATATTAATAAAGCTGTAATTAAACTTATTAAAAATAGATATAATAAACATAAAAGAATAATTTTCAATGGAAATGGATATGACTCTGCATGGATTGAAAATGCAAAAAGACTTGGTCTATCTAACCTAAAAAATACTATAGAGGGAATTCCTGTATATATCAGAGAGGAAACTATAGCCTTATTTGAAAGAAACAGAGTCCTTTCAAGAAATGAGCTTTACTCAAGATTTAAAGTATACAGTGATAGATTTAATAAACAGACAAATATTGAGATTTCTACTGCTGTAAAAATGGC comes from the Fusobacterium sp. DD2 genome and includes:
- the ispH gene encoding 4-hydroxy-3-methylbut-2-enyl diphosphate reductase, with protein sequence MEIIRAKHMGFCFGVAGAIDTCHKVLKEKANENKRVFILGMLVHNENVVEELKQDGFRIIEEEDILSGKDDLGENDIVIIRAHGTTQEVYRALSERKVKIYDATCVFVAKIRKTLVEMEKEGYNIVFIGDRNHPEVKGIISFGKNVQVCADLDELKKVDIKSDREYCLLTQTTLNKKSLEKIKSYLENQHSNVKILDKICGATQVRQEAVEELAKVTDVLIVVGGKNSSNTKKLYEISKSFNPDTYLIQDESDLNPEWLKGKEKIGITAGASTPEKIVINIENKIRGIFNA
- a CDS encoding HPr family phosphocarrier protein, with protein sequence MKSRIVEIKNKAGLHARPSSLFVQLVTRYDSDITVKCDGEEINGKSIMGLMLLAAEQGRKLELIADGPDEDEMLDALVDLIEVKKFNEE
- the ptsP gene encoding phosphoenolpyruvate--protein phosphotransferase — encoded protein: MERLFGKSAYEGVVIGDVYVENDTCEKECAVNIPVYDIDEEKERLDKAIETALCSLEGLKKSLTGELDKKELEIVDAHLLIIKDPVYTTDIKKAIEKELKTSEAAIKEVSDKYVKLFEKSKNKTLSQRASDIKDVSKRIIKILKSEDAGCHQRYDGKILVTKEIFPTELLKLYKEKIALKGIIMEYGGETSHVAILAKSLKIPTLMGVDKVFQHDWENQVILDTTEDNSCVILTPSEEQLAEYSKKRERLLRRYQKIQECANLPAITKDGVPVNLMLNVGASERHSDDDIDKSTIAGVGLLRTELIYMKSSKFPDEEKQIRIYRDILKDFDDKQKIVIRTLDIGADKQLSYFKMEPESNPFLGLRGIRFSLEHKDIFKTQLRAILRLSSEKNIRIMYPMITNIDEIDRANEVLEEAKAELRAEGKAFKEDIKIGIMVEVPSVILMAEDFAQKIDFFSIGSNDLTQYILATDRLSETVGEMYDCFNPAVFRAIYEIKKAADKYGKTMSVCGEMAGDPKAMVVFLSMGITQLSMVESSVPLAKALIRHLDYQKLSEMKEELLGCNNSAKLKDLLREIYNILGIGEVK
- a CDS encoding glutamine synthetase III, whose protein sequence is MNTMLEVFGINYFSELELKSRVPSSFFKKFKAVQLGEAQMSLELADVIANAVKTWATEKGATHFTHWFQPLTELTAEKHESFISVTAEGTIMSQFSGKDLIKGEADTSSFPNGGLRSTFEARGYTAWDTNSPMFIKGEGATKSLYIPTAFVGYNGEALDKKVPLLRSIKTLETEAIRIQRLLGDEKTKHINVTLGVEQEYFLVEKEFYDKRQDLVLAGRTLFGNLPPKGQELNDHYYGTIKERIEVFMSELDSELWKLGVMAKTKHNEVAPSQFEIALMFTSANVSVDQNHLAMDTIKKVAIRHGLAALLHEKPFQGVNGSGKHCNWSMCTDTGINLFDPDNLSNDNFQFLLYTMAVVEGIDRYADVLRACTATPGNDHRLGGNEAPPAIISIFLGEQLQEFLENIGKMDFTNSTGSNETIDIDITMPKIPKDISDRNRTSPFAFTGNKFEFRMPGSSASASTPVFMINTIVADILREYADYLEKVDPNENINKAVIKLIKNRYNKHKRIIFNGNGYDSAWIENAKRLGLSNLKNTIEGIPVYIREETIALFERNRVLSRNELYSRFKVYSDRFNKQTNIEISTAVKMARNEIYPCIIKYITNIAQMINSVREALKEEEYIQFDKEHLIKVIGYKNRLKNTITSLNEGLKKAVAIPDEYERACFYNKELIPILNEMRVIVDALEILIDKTVWPIPTYYDLLFRL